The DNA segment AATGCGGACGAAGTGGCGagtaaaagctatatattactaattctgaaattaatGCGGAAGAAGTCGcggacaaaaactagtatagaataatttaacggtaggtaattttttttcataaaaataaagtggaAATATATCTATGCCCGCCAGTTAAACGTTTACCAGTGCATGTAATCCATTGAAATGAAATCtacatgttaaaaataatatcaacaagTCTTAAAATTCGGGATTTCtttgagttttaaaaaaaatgttgccccttaaaaataacataataacataGGGAGAAAATTGAATGCTGCAAATCAATTTCTTTTTCCCCATAAActcaaatacttaaaatattgtaaatgttaaatttgttcttcaaatatctttataaagtaaatatgtaacacagttgaaaaattaaaaaatcgcCGTGAAATCATGAATTACCACAATgctgaagaatatttttaacataattaccTACTCTACTTAATTTAGAGGTCTGACTATAATTCCTACTgtgttagaataaaattaactgcATTATAGAGTTCATATTATaggttttgattttttaaacactttaaCGTCAAtggtatttatgaatttttaacgagcaacactgttcttttttttacttgataAATCTGGATCTTAAAAGTTAGAATATAGAAGTGACACTTCATACTTAAATATCAAATCGATacccaataaatatttacgccTTGCAGTGTATCTATGTTTAAGggtcaaattttattatttcattaagtttCGAATTATCAGCAATGATGAAGACTGCGGTAACAGTCTTGCAAgagttaatgttaaaattaggTTTAGTGCCAGAATATGAATGTGTGTCTCAGGTATTCTTTcttatgtgatattttaaattttttaactctaaatttgtttatacttTTCACAAACTAAACAATTTAGAGTAGTCTGGCCTTATTGATTAAATTCATATGTAGTTGATTATTCATTGagatttaacaattttataacaattgctaatatcaatttaatgaatatgacACCTTTAATTTGAGACATTTTggatgatttaaaatatataattatttaaaaaataaataagagagATAAGCGCCTTCACAGTTctgaagtaattttatttaaatatttaaatttatttgggGGGCAAAAAACTACTCTGGTAGACACCTAATTATTTCGTCAGTTGTtcgtattgttatatttacaattgaaATATAGTCAACATCCTctataatactaaaattatgtaatatggaatttgataatatcattttactaaacaaatattcatGTTGGTAGCCTAATAAAGCCTATTTGTACTAAAttggttttttatatttcagtcaGGCCCCCAACATCAAGCAATGTTTGAATATCGTTGTACCGTATATGGTTGTGATGCTTCTGGTCTTGCTCGTTCTAAAAAAGAAGCTAAGCAGGAAGCAGCACGATATATGTTGCAAAAGCTATTTGCGCGTGGTCTGAATGTGCCTGCCCCTTATGCCACAATGCCATGTGAACAAGAGCGGCCATCTTCACCTCCATCTCCCAACAACAATCCTGCTCTTGTAAGtcttttaaaaacacaattctatatttagcagataatattttgtatatctcCAATTTATTGTTGGTTATCAGGAGCCAGGCCCTTCAGCAGCTACGGGAAGGAGCACACTGCCACTAGACACTCGAAGCTATGTTGCACTATTGAAGGAGCTAAGCGAACAGTATCATCTTGGAGAGCCACAGTATGAGCTCGTTAGCGACACAGGTCCTGCCCACCATCGTCACTTCAGCATTCGCGTCAGTTTGGGCTTACACTCGCGACAGTGTACATCCACAACAAAAAAAGCAGCCCGTCAACTTGCAGCAGAACAATTATACACCTATCTTCGTGATAACCTTTCTAGACTCACTGGCGACTTTGTTGAGGTAAATTTTCAACTTTTCAACATTTAATCACCTCATTTGTTGCTATATTTCATACTTACTCATGAAACTTTTTAAAGCAATGCTTAAATATAGCCAAACCTCTTTAccacatacattttttttattttagttgaaaaaaatcaatactaaaaataattcttcagGAGGAAGCCTTGGCGCGTGCTCTCGAGAAATCCTTAAAGAAAAAGGAAGCAGCCGCTGGAAGTGAGACTCCTAACAAAGGTTGTAACATGGACACTGCCATGAATCGTTTTGCTGAACTACATGAAATGGCTGGTCACTGTCTGGACCTGGGACAACGGATCTCAGAGTATCACAATGGTCTGATGATGCAAATTGGTACAAATAACctccaaaatattataagtattagaATTGTCATTAACTTATCAAAAAATCCAATCTTTAATCTGTGTTTCAACTTAATTCTAGATTTACTCCCATaacaacttattattattttttttcaatctgaAGTCCGAAGAAGATGGactacaaacaaacaaaaaatgacATCTCTAATTTATTGGAATCCCTACAACAAACACGCAGCTATCCTGAATGAGAAAcatttacttttttctttaattcccAGATGAATCCAAACGGCTGAGTGGTCAGGAGGCATTGAACGCAAAAGGCTCAGCTGTAGACACAGAGCAAGTATTAGAAAGTGTATGCAGT comes from the Danaus plexippus chromosome 15, MEX_DaPlex, whole genome shotgun sequence genome and includes:
- the LOC116766244 gene encoding RISC-loading complex subunit TARBP2-like isoform X1, encoding MMKTAVTVLQELMLKLGLVPEYECVSQSGPQHQAMFEYRCTVYGCDASGLARSKKEAKQEAARYMLQKLFARGLNVPAPYATMPCEQERPSSPPSPNNNPALEPGPSAATGRSTLPLDTRSYVALLKELSEQYHLGEPQYELVSDTGPAHHRHFSIRVSLGLHSRQCTSTTKKAARQLAAEQLYTYLRDNLSRLTGDFVEEEALARALEKSLKKKEAAAGSETPNKGCNMDTAMNRFAELHEMAGHCLDLGQRISEYHNGLMMQIDESKRLSGQEALNAKGSAVDTEQVLESVCSALGLRVEGGVSCGETLSVLRLVPTAPPLAFAGEDNKEAAAAALRYLRRNLVTRSV
- the LOC116766244 gene encoding RISC-loading complex subunit TARBP2-like isoform X2, giving the protein MMKTAVTVLQELMLKLGLVPEYECVSQSGPQHQAMFEYRCTVYGCDASGLARSKKEAKQEAARYMLQKLFARGLNVPAPYATMPCEQERPSSPPSPNNNPALEPGPSAATGRSTLPLDTRSYVALLKELSEQYHLGEPQYELVSDTGPAHHRHFSIRVSLGLHSRQCTSTTKKAARQLAAEQLYTYLRDNLSRLTGDFVEEEALARALEKSLKKKEAAAGSETPNKGCNMDTAMNRFAELHEMAGHCLDLGQRISEYHNDESKRLSGQEALNAKGSAVDTEQVLESVCSALGLRVEGGVSCGETLSVLRLVPTAPPLAFAGEDNKEAAAAALRYLRRNLVTRSV